Proteins co-encoded in one Amia ocellicauda isolate fAmiCal2 chromosome 11, fAmiCal2.hap1, whole genome shotgun sequence genomic window:
- the themis2 gene encoding protein THEMIS2: MAGSGAEVLSLQEYIASVDRATLPRVLQICSGVYFQGSVYEVSGSEVCLSTGDLVKVIDIEELAVSCEDVSTKETFELPLNYKGLFKLVPEVLPFSTIEEIVGLVSMDRDASARFTFTTCHPLPLESCSIQGGDVLTFLSVESLGDKRCARCQLRAYRDSPEVLIPLSYHGEFYECVNDYNYSLQEIISSPRLHTRRFQFLQKKSTNPAKGPLLLSPIQQVQAIMHLRKNIVKFPSNLEVDVLDVTEQSQDVSFITPLSLEEVLSKPNEEFPTVYEILEGPENGTYFKCQWMSALKNGQHLVLHGHQNCNMVLASSIMGKKGKQHFLISESYGGRLRRRPREFTNVYDLFTASSRTSGLKVNVTKHCESLEDDVPSLSVGETLEVLFSIQKQLNCDGEQQIMDVLVCNRALDEDDEDDEENQEQSEQIFLPMYLEGNFVEKLTDNKKYSLVDICKHFVLPMDVKVAVRDSKLEKDPLGGFSALHLEEVTVEPVVLASFPDRPDVCFELPTRWMSMSVSLTNYPLPWLEQQPPEMHRESVYEMTDDFYYEFRKRTTLDMPGPPRPPKRKKSTQRMQDKPSSTSTATQKSKAVPNPPSMSTLPPQLDRLTISPETLSGVQENPDMTPPVLPRKPGSQTVQKTHANEYVQSPKKDRKKCKNNKPPTKGMATLSDSDHDYEDIDMTVKNVQDSILHY, encoded by the exons ATGGCTGGCTCCGGGGCCGAGGTTTTGTCTCTGCAGGAATACATCGCCTCCGTGGACAGGGCGACCCTGCCGCGGGTCCTGCAGATCTGCTCCGGGGTTTATTTCCAAG gCTCAGTGTACGAGGTATCCGGGAGTGAGGTGTGTCTGTCCACTGGAGACCTGGTCAAGGTGATTGACATTGAAGAGCTTGCGGTCAGCTGTGAAGATGTCAGTACGAAGGAGACATTCGAACTGCCCCTCAACTACAAAG GGTTGTTTAAGCTGGTGCCAGAGGTGCTGCCCTTCTCCACGATAGAGGAGATTGTGGGCCTGGTGTCTATGGACAGGGACGCCAGCGCTCGCTTCACTTTCACCACTTGCCACCCATTGCCCCTGGAAAGCTGCAGCATTCAGGGTGGTGATGTGCTCACCTTCCTGTCCGTGGAGAGCCTAGGGGACAAGCGCTGCGCTCGCTGTCAGCTGCGGGCCTACCGGGACTCACCGGAGGTCCTGATCCCACTGTCCTACCACGGGGAGTTCTACGAGTGTGTGAATGATTACAACTACTCCCTGCAGGAGATCATATCCTCCCCCAGGCTGCACACTCGCCGCTTCCAGTTCCTCCAGAAGAAATCCACCAACCCAGCCAAGGGACCTCTGCTGCTCTCCCCAATACAGCAGGTCCAGGCCATTATGCACT TGAGAAAGAACATAGTGAAGTTTCCTTCAAACCTGGAAGTGGATGTGTTGGACGTCACAGAGCAGAGTCAGGATGTCAGCTTCATCACGCCCCTGTCCCTGGAGGAAGTGCTGTCCAAGCCAAATGAGGAGTTCCCCACCGTCTATGAGATCCTGGAGGGACCCGAGAAcggaacgtatttcaagtgccAATGGATGTCCGCCTTAAAGAATGGCCAGCACCTCGTCCTGCACGGCCACCAGAACTGCAACATGGTCCTGGCTTCCAGCATTATGGGCAAGAAAGGCAAACAGCACTTCCTGATCTCAGAGAGCTATGGTGGGCGCCTACGCAGACGACCAAGAGAGTTTACCAATGTCTACGACCTCTTCACTGCCTCGAGCCGAACTTCCGGCCTCAAAGTCAACGTCACCAAGCACTGCGAGTCCCTGGAGGACGATGTGCCTTCACTGAGTGTCGGGGAGACGCTGGAGGTACTTTTCTCCATACAGAAGCAACTAAACTGTGATGGAGAGCAGCAAATCATGGATGTTCTGGTTTGCAACCGGGCACTGGATGAGGATGATGAGGATGATGAGGAGAACCAAGAGCAGAGCGAACAGATCTTCTTGCCCATGTACTTGGAGGGCAACTTTGTTGAAAAGCTTACCGACAACAAGAAGTACAGCCTGGTGGACATCTGCAAGCACTTTGTCTTGCCCATGGATGTCAAGGTGGCAGTGCGAGACTCCAAACTGGAGAAGGACCCTCTGGGGGGATTCTCAGCCTTGCACCTGGAAGAGGTGACTGTGGAGCCCGTGGTGCTGGCCAGCTTCCCCGACAGGCCAGACGTCTGCTTTGAGCTGCCCACCCGCTGGATGTCTATGTCGGTGTCACTCACCAACTATCCCCTCCCCTGGCTGGAGCAGCAACCCCCAGAGATGCACAGGGAGAGCGTCTATGAGATGACGGACGATTTCTACTACGAATTCCGCAAGCGCACCACCTTGGACATGCCCGGTCCTCCACGGCCGCCCAAGAGGAAGAAATCCACCCAACGCATGCAGGACAAGCCATCCTCTACTTCCACAGCTACACAGAAGTCCAAAGCTGTGCCCAATCCCCCCTCTATGAGCACCCTTCCCCCACAACTAGACAGGCTCACCATCAGCCCAGAAACACTGTCAGGTGTTCAG GAAAATCCAGACATGACCCCTCCAGTGCTGCCCAGGAAGCCGGGCAGTCAGACTGTCCAGAAGACACATGCCAACGAGTACGTCCAGTCCCCCAAGAAGGACAGgaagaaatgcaaaaacaataaaCCTCCAACCAAAG GGATGGCCACCCTTTCAGACAGCGATCACGACTACGAAGATATAGACATGACAGTGAAAAATGTACAAGACAGCATCTTACACTACTGA
- the rpa2 gene encoding replication protein A 32 kDa subunit — protein sequence MWNQGYNDSSMGGGYTQSPGGFASPGASQGEKKTRTRSQQIVPCTVSQLMSASQAEDVFKVGGVEVSQVTLVGIIRNAEKAPTNVLYKVDDMTGPPMDIRQWVDTDEAGRENIVVPPGTYVKVCGHLRSFQGKTSVVAFKVRPLEDMNELISHMLEVVHAHMQLSKAQTMMVTDAMNQSLVPTSSNIIATMGGGYSGASDAAMNGLTPHQSQVLNLIKACADQQGVGIQDLKLRLKAMSLATIKQAVEFLSNEGHIYSTIDEDHFRATDNE from the exons ATGTGGAATCAAG GTTATAATGACTCCAGCATGGGGGGCGGATACACACAGTCCCCAGGTGGCTTTGCATCCCCCGGTGCCTCACAAGGAGAGAAGAAAACG AGAACACGATCACAGCAGATCGTCCCCTGCACGGTCTCCCAGCTGATGTCTGCCTCCCAGGCCGAGGACGTATTCAAAGTGGGAGGTGTGGAAGTGTCTCAG GTGACTTTAGTGGGCATCATTCGCAATGCAGAGAAAGCCCCGACCAACGTCCTGTACAAAGTGGACGACATGACTGGACCCCCTATGGACATCAGGCAGTGGGTGGACACCGAT GAAGCCGGCCGTGAGAACATCGTCGTACCACCGGGCACTTATGTGAAAGTCTGCGGCCATCTTCGGTCTTTCCAG GGTAAGACCAGTGTGGTGGCATTCAAGGTGCGGCCCCTGGAGGACATGAATGAGTTAATCTCCCACATGCTGGAGGTGGTGCACGCACACATGCAGCTCAGCAAAGCCCAGACCATG ATGGTGACTGATGCCATGAACCAGAGCCTGGTACCCACGTCCAGCAACATCATTGCGACAATGGGCGGAGGATACTCCGGGGCCAGCGATGCTGCCATGAATGGCCTCACGCCACATCAAAGCCAG GTGTTGAACTTGATCAAAGCCTGTGCCGATCAGCAGGGTGTTGGCATTCAAGACCTGAAATTGAGACTGAAGGCAATGAGCCTCGCAACTATCAA ACAAGCAGTGGAGTTCCTCAGCAATGAAGGGCACATTTACTCCACCATCGATGAGGACCACTTCAGAGCCACGGACAATGAATAG